One genomic region from Biomphalaria glabrata chromosome 7, xgBioGlab47.1, whole genome shotgun sequence encodes:
- the LOC106061563 gene encoding 5-hydroxytryptamine receptor 1A-like, with protein sequence MSQPCMNVLVEISVTTSPRQTFIMVWLKAIPLVLLAFLTVTFNVVVLWMFKVKKSLRSCKNIYLASLAMADLIIGACMFLATVEQVKGRVEWLPFISCRVYLVVRQSALYISLLSLLLITGDRWWSIHYPFSYRTRRRKRNAFLAVGFVWCIGFALQTIPVAVWDVIDDWPKTHLNSSDNDVLSQTLPTCEVPFLYSISFVAAVSVVQYFIPLVSMLTLNCSLYVGILSRKKIQIRRSLNSSERLYSYDKRNSISSVQDFSSSAEEYAELLNGFGHSNKAVSTCRLNTARRFSAGPVLLRTSQSGLPITSLHMSTARRFSWTPRKCSLRPSKDGEELARSLLVKQDRRAACWLGLLVIVFLVCWLPHTIVGILLTLRHNGVPHWARDVTFWFLLANSAINPLLYGFFNKEIREAFKQWMFGGTQRRLTVKNAVFVYGVSIPVNARRISSFDTVPE encoded by the coding sequence ATGTCACAACCTTGTATGAATGTACTTGTTGAAATTAGCGTGACAACGTCCCCCAGACAGACTTTCATCATGGTCTGGCTCAAGGCCATCCCTCTGGTACTTCTGGCTTTCCTGACAGTGACCTTCAACGTGGTGGTCCTCTGGATGTTTAAAGTCAAAAAGTCCTTGCGAAGCTGTAAAAACATCTACCTGGCCAGCCTAGCTATGGCCGACCTGATCATCGGGGCATGCATGTTCCTGGCCACGGTGGAGCAGGTGAAAGGCCGTGTGGAATGGCTGCCTTTCATCTCCTGTCGTGTTTACCTTGTCGTCCGTCAATCCGCTCTATACATTTCTCTTCTAAGCCTTCTCCTGATCACTGGCGACAGATGGTGGTCAATACATTACCCCTTCTCCTACAGGACACGGCGCAGGAAAAGAAACGCCTTCCTTGCCGTAGGATTTGTCTGGTGCATTGGATTCGCCCTTCAGACTATCCCGGTTGCGGTCTGGGACGTTATCGACGATTGGCCTAAGACTCACCTTAATTCCAGCGACAACGATGTCTTGTCTCAGACTTTGCCAACTTGTGAAGTTCCATTTTTGTACAGCATTTCCTTTGTAGCTGCAGTGTCAGTAGTTCAGTACTTCATTCCTCTTGTCTCTATGCTCACCTTAAACTGCAGTCTTTATGTTGGCATCCTCTCACGGAAAAAGATCCAAATTCGAAGATCTTTGAACTCTTCAGAGAGGCTGTACTCGTACGACAAAAGAAACTCCATCTCGTCCGTTCAGGATTTTAGTTCTTCTGCCGAGGAATATGCCGAGCTCTTGAACGGATTCGGCCATAGCAATAAAGCCGTCTCTACTTGTCGCTTAAATACAGCAAGACGATTTTCAGCGGGCCCTGTCCTGCTCCGAACTTCACAGTCTGGACTTCCGATTACCTCCCTTCACATGTCCACGGCAAGAAGATTTAGTTGGACGCCTAGAAAATGCTCCTTGCGTCCAAGTAAAGACGGGGAAGAACTGGCTAGAAGCCTTCTGGTCAAACAGGACAGGCGTGCGGCCTGCTGGCTCGGACTATTGGTCATCGTCTTTCTCGTCTGCTGGCTCCCGCATACCATCGTTGGTATTTTACTGACCCTCAGGCATAACGGTGTCCCCCACTGGGCCAGGGATGTGACTTTCTGGTTTCTGCTGGCCAACTCTGCGATAAATCCGTTACTGTACGGATTTTTTAACAAGGAGATTCGCGAGGCTTTCAAACAGTGGATGTTTGGTGGAACACAGAGAAGGTTGACAGTGAAAAACGCTGTGTTTGTGTACGGTGTAAGTATTCCTGTGAATGCCAGGAGAATTTCCTCCTTTGACACTGTTCCCgaataa